One Denticeps clupeoides chromosome 10, fDenClu1.1, whole genome shotgun sequence genomic window carries:
- the lrif1 gene encoding uncharacterized protein lrif1 — translation MEGGTGVFYQVMPAVGPDGKNVMKLIPVPTVNGQFMQLQPATKKDVSEAATLLARPIHITPVSSQNRIPFLQPTTEGRLILKGPTDINANFVSHQVTSNATKALPVRVQLPIVTPKMTQNVVPLPLMNHGQAAMLPRHHVPIVVKPTVLPPGHRVQVTPTANVQMRATSTVPSPVKRQLVSAPCGMASPSKLSKVLYVSPVKPLKLDTPKLATPAPCPKQGQLTKTATISAVTPPQTNASIGPVKPMKWVVEETAGLKAPCIVPASFMASDILKVAAQMAKDDSNLQMSNKLPSPRDRTEMLENSKDNSGLVSNSGILVVTQKPSDGAQKLSKMVTNGLNAQKQMASCNSLSGLCQANGAKSNSNYIQIDDVPDDVIDLCDDDPTCNSISRVQSKGRRSGAVEDEDSNVIFVSYIPPQPNNDPNTKEATTLPANANNTVSTGVAQKLVRGSGNPNRSGGCPISKPLQIINIKSLRVMEGGDSAAGVTTLNSKESGTNPVSVRVDLKETTSEKQTRESDGQVLETQTKKDCTITGQLQSNKDIISIQSITNQDNILQPLADDDGVNGVQALEASASSTTAVEIIKQNQDKCTKPTRNDTDFCQKPECGQITSTVTEEPNAKEDPPPFWGTCDQTSLNMKVTPQSPENTSIMAPRDQNKYDWEMRHMFGITSDIKVSLTKMGPRKPATPANPGSVYKSALERIRQNMQISEIGQQVRRLIKAQVPSVRKDACPIHAKRKKLESLGGAQDPAISTIQSQTCHQQADPHEQDPKHQQEVHSDLLINVKTSSDLSCQDSRNNSKEPCDSIEEHLPDDNHNETHSFPLNVIEKIDEECPTSASKTEVARMSMDLSSNHTSEYESTNLLTGGQESTEMDIEFLQTVEKEGEEETTKELSPQLMDLEEIKRSEKIKRLKELLKEKEAAIETIRNKC, via the exons ATGGAAGG TGGCACCGGTGTCTTCTATCAGGTAATGCCAGCTGTAGGCCCTGatggaaaaaatgtaatgaaactaATACCAGTTCCGACGGTCAACGGACAATTCATGCAGCTTCAACCTGCTACCAAGAAGGATGTTTCTGAAGCGGCAACATTGTTGGCCCGTCCAATTCACATTACACCAGTGTCATCACAGAACAGGATCCCTTTTCTTCAGCCAACTACCGAAGGAAGATTGATTTTAAAAGGACCAACAGATATAAATGCTAACTTTGTTAGTCACCAAGTAACCAGTAATGCAACAAAAGCCTTACCGGTACGAGTACAGTTGCCCATTGTCACTCCCAAAATGACTCAAAATGTAGTGCCATTGCCTCTTATGAACCATGGCCAGGCTGCAATGCTTCCAAGACACCATGTGCCTATTGTAGTGAAACCAACTGTGCTCCCCCCAGGACATCGTGTGCAGGTTACacccactgcaaacgttcaaATGCGGGCCACTTCCACAGTTCCATCTCCAGTAAAGAGGCAATTAGTGAGTGCACCGTGTGGCATGGCCTCCCCTTCAAAGCTATCAAAAGTCCTTTATGTGTCACCCGTGAAACCCCTGAAACTAGATACACCTAAACTGGCAACTCCTGCTCCATGTCCTAAACAAGGTCAACTGACCAAGACCGCTACTATCAGCGCTGTCACACCTCCACAAACAAATGCATCCATAGGACCCGTAAAACCCATGAAATGGGTGGTTGAGGAAACTGCCGGTTTGAAAGCCCCTTGTATTGTACCGGCTTCTTTCATGGCATCAGATATATTGAAAGTTGCGGCACAGATGGCAAAAGATGATTCAAATCTACAGATGTCAAACAAGCTGCCATCTCCCCGAGACCGTACAGAAATGTTGGAAAACTCAAAGGACAATTCCGGTCTTGTGTCTAACAGTGGAATTCTTGTTGTTACACAGAAACCTTCTGATGGTGCacaaaaattgtccaaaatggTGACCAATGGattaaatgcacagaaacaaatgGCATCTTGTAATTCCTTGTCTGGCTTATGTCAAGCGAATGGAGCAAAATCAAACTCAAATTATATTCAAATAGATGATGTGCCAGATGATGTCATTGATCTGTGTGACGATGATCCCACGTGCAACTCTATAAGTAGAGTACAATCAAAGGGAAGAAGGTCTGGGGCAGTGGAAGATGAAGActcaaatgtaatatttgtatCCTACATTCCCCCTCAACCAAACAATGACCCCAATACCAAGGAGGCAACCACTTTGCCGGCTAATGCTAACAACACTGTTAGCACAGGAGTGGCTCAGAAATTGGTCAGAGGCAGTGGAAATCCAAACAGAAGTGGAGGTTGTCCTATTAGCAAACCTCTTCAAATAATAAACATTAAGTCACTCAGAGTCATGGAAGGAGGAGATTCAGCTGCTGGTGTAACCACACTGAACTCAAAGGAGAGTGGGACCAATCCAGTTTCTGTAAGAGTTGACTTGAAAGAAACAACCTCTGAAAAGCAGACAAGGGAATCTGATGGACAGGTTTTGGAGACACAAACTAAGAAAGACTGCACCATCACAGGACAACTACAAAGCAATAAGGATATTATAAGTATTCAGTCAATCACCAACCAAGACAATATCTTACAACCCTTggctgatgatgatggtgtCAATGGTGTACAGGCTTTGGAGGCAAGTGCAAGTTCTACAACCGCTGTTGAAATCATCAAGCAGAACCAGGATAAATGCACGAAACCGACAAGGAATGATACTGACTTCTGCCAAAAACCTGAGTGCGGACAAATTACTTCCACTGTAACGGAAGAACCGAATGCAAAAGAGGATCCTCCGCCATTTTGGGGGACATGTGATCAAACGTCTCTTAATATGAAA GTTACTCCACAATCCCCCGAGAACACTTCCATAATGGCTCCGAGAGACCAAAATAAATATGACTGGGAGATGAGGCACATGTTTGGTATCACCAGCGATATTAAAGTGTCTTTAACGAAGATGGGTCCTAGGAAACCAGCAACACCAGCTAACCCTGGCTCGGTTTACAAATCCGCACTGGAAAGAATCcgacaaaatatgcaaatatctgAAATAGGACAACAAGTAAGGAGACTCATTAAGGCACAG gtTCCATCTGTCAGAAAGGATGCTTGTCCTATACATGCCAAGCGAAAGAAGCTTGAATCACTTGGAGGAGCACAGGATCCAGCCATTTCGACTATTCAATCTCAGACCTGTCACCAGCAAGCAGACCCACATGAGCAGGACCCAAAGCATCAGCAGGAGGTTCACAGTGATCTTCTCATCAATGTGAAAACCTCCAGTGACTTGTCATGCCAAGATTCAAGGAATAACTCAAAAGAACCATGTGATTCCATAGAGGAGCACTTACCTGATGATAACCACAATGAGACGCATAGCTTTCCTCTGAATGTTATTGAGAAAATTGATGAAGAGTGTCCTACATCAGCCAGCAAGACCGAGGTGGCACGGATGAGTATGGACCTCAGCTCAAACCATACATCAGAGTACGAAAGTACGAATCTGCTCACAGGAGGACAAGAATCAACTGAGATGGACATTGAATTTCTGCAAACAGTTGAGAAAGAGGGTGAAGAAGAGACCACAAAAGAACTTTCCCCACAGCTCATGGATCTAGAGGAAATCAAGCGTTCTGAGAAGATTAAACGTTTAAAAGAACTTCTTAAGGAAAAAGAGGCTGCAATTGAAACGATACGgaacaaatgttaa
- the LOC114798514 gene encoding uncharacterized protein LOC114798514, with amino-acid sequence MENYEIYVPEDSGIGLLPPSIISRLGFEQSYHRDPRGAFWVSPVVFRKRDHRDWPAEPGEVSTSRWSFQVEVKQPQGQHSLPIISANFRVFKLLKYFLPQGNTSHELDHQFNTDGLPQIPLSDLSQDGIILYQHKVFLSLTNTRRFRRRVKRSHPCSLPCCSPTEMVSKSLRGCASHHPQSKALLSEMKAADDRAYLRAFNIRHQLFVRLAQISATRLQKLWYQGRTLKLDENPAAFSPDDGRQAVKPASEVPVDTSFTAEPTNSNDQNQEAPAIYLSQQKEGMDVLTSSGSELKEIDMDGDNEDRSSSPSELRNGNRIRNEPTSPFKAETEVKKERSGEPHAVEMCAETPGSPARDSDDNEGVKSQRGEEETLWRFGNEELPDEGGAMPTPFVSSSSPFGFDFELSARAERIHRIRALLREKEAALSTCKDLV; translated from the exons atggaaaattatGAGATTTATGTCCCAGAGGATTCCGGCATTGGGCTGTTGCCTCCTTCCATCATCTCGAGGCTGGGTTTTGAACAGTCGTACCACAGGGATCCCCGTGGCGCTTTCTGGGTCTCCCCAGTGGTTTTCAGAAAGAGGGATCACAGAGACTGGCCTGCAGAACCCGGTGAGGTTAGTACATCCAGGTGGTCCTTCCAGGTCGAGGTCAAGCAGCCCCAGGGCCAACATTCGCTCCCCATCATCAGCGCCAACTTCAGAGTCTTCAAGCTCCTGAAGTACTTCTTGCCCCAGGGCAATACATCCCATGAGCTGGACCATCAGTTCAACACTGATGGCCTTCCACAGATCCCTTTGTCGGACCTCAGTCAAGATGGCATAATCCTCTATCAACACAAGGTCTTCCTCTCGCTCACGAACACCAGGAGATTTAGGAGGCGTGTGAAGAGGAGCCACCCCTGCTCTTTACCGTGTTGTAGCCCCACTGAGATGGTCTCCAAGTCACTGAGGGGTTGTGCTTCGCATCATCCTCAAAGCAAG GCGTTGCTTTCTGAAATGAAGGCTGCTGATGACAGGGCTTACCTTCGTGCCTTCAACATCAGACATCAGCTCTTTGTCCGTCTCGCCCAGATCTCAGCAACACGTCTGCAGAAGCTTTGGTACCAGGGCAGGACTCTAAAGCTG GATGAGAATCCGGCAGCTTTCTCACCCGATGACGGCAGACAGGCGGTGAAACCTGCAAGCGAAGTGCCAGTGGACACGTCATTCACTGCCGAACCCACCAACAGTAAT GATCAGAATCAGGAAGCACCAGCCATTTATCTCAGCCAGCAGAAAGAGGGGATGGATGTTTTGACCTCCTCTGGCAGCGAACTCAAGGAGATCGACATGGATGGAGACAATGAGGACCGCTCAAGCAGCCCAAGTGAGCTCAGAAATGGGAACAGAATTCGAAATGAGCCGACGAGCCCATTTAAAGCGGAGACGGAAGTTAAGAAGGAACGTTCCGGAGAACCCCACGCCGTGGAAATGTGTGCAGAAACTCCCGGCAGCCCTGCGCGAGACTCCGATGACAACGAGGGCGTCAAGAGCCAACGCGGCGAGGAAGAGACACTTTGGCGTTTTGGAAACGAGGAGCTTCCCGACGAGGGCGGAGCCATGCCCACCCCCTTCGTCTCCTCGTCCAGCCCTTTTGGGTTTGACTTTGAGCTGTCGGCCCGGGCTGAGCGAATCCACCGGATTCGGGCGCTGCTGCGGGAGAAGGAGGCGGCGCTGAGCACCTGCAAAGATTTGGTGTGA
- the igf3 gene encoding insulin-like growth factor 3, translating to MSSWTSTEGCTLKVLCWRCVCVLYPLLFLLARPSPVESAKTRCGWELVADLEFVCGDRGFYRGKAGGLRGAVRSRGKGIVENCCVRGCDLQHLEKYCATTPKRGRRNTPLPLEQTLELRRYQKMALTNFHEEAFASKLKERAQYLQTLRDLRSHRSNQRNSNS from the exons ATGAGCTCCTGGACGTCAACCGAGGGATGCACTCTGAAG GTGCTGTGCTggcggtgtgtttgtgtgctgtacCCACTGCTCTTCCTGCTGGCCCGGCCCAGCCCCGTGGAGTCGGCCAAGACCCGCTGCGGCTGGGAGCTGGTGGCCGACCTggagtttgtgtgtggagaCCGTGGCTTTTACAGAG GCAAGGCGGGCGGCCTGCGGGGTGCAGTGCGCTCTCGTGGGAAGGGCATTGTGGAGAACTGCTGCGTGCGTGGCTGTGACCTCCAGCACCTGGAGAAGTACTGCGCCACCACACCCAAGAGGGGCCGGCGGAACACGCCCCTCCCACTAGAACAGACTCTG GAGTTGAGGCGATACCAGAAGATGGCCCTCACAAATTTCCATGAAGAGGCCTTTGCCAGCAAACTCAAAGAGCGCGCCCAATACTTACAGACCCTGAGAGACTTACGGTCCCACAGATCAAATCAGAGGAACAGCAACTCGTGA